The following are encoded in a window of Hippoglossus hippoglossus isolate fHipHip1 chromosome 23, fHipHip1.pri, whole genome shotgun sequence genomic DNA:
- the alg10 gene encoding dol-P-Glc:Glc(2)Man(9)GlcNAc(2)-PP-Dol alpha-1,2-glucosyltransferase — MEKFEGYIFTALCSSNFLISCLLFSAVTREQRLPYMDEVFHVPQAQKYCEGRFTEWDPMITTLPGLYLISVGVIKPVVWLADLTGAVVCSTAMLRFVNLLFNCGILYLLYLLICKLHLKEKTRTTSRRILSALSLSTFPVLYFFNFLYYTDAGSTFFILFTYLMTLYGCHKASALLGVCSVLFRQTNIIWVAFCAGTLVAAKMDEAWRVEHSKKRDEKSPPSQVPLSFSGAKKIILFTLEFLTSPSHVKSVLLVAWPYAVVGIGFVAFGVLNDGIVVGDRTSHEACLNFPQLFYFLSFTLFFSLPVSLCHHRVLRFLQSLKKQPLLFLFITGISLLLVWKFTFVHKYLLADNRHFPFYVWRKLYQSHELVRFLLVPVYVFAGWNFLDSFRSRSLFWSLAFLACLLAATVPQKLLEFRYFIVPYLMYRLHMPLPSLPRLGVEFVLYMVVNAATIYIFITKTFHWPDSPATQRFMW; from the exons ATGGAGAAATTTGAAGGCTACATCTTCACCgcactgtgcagcagcaacTTCCTCATCTCCTGCCTGCTGTTCTCCGCAGTGACCCGGGAGCAGAGGCTGCCCTACATGGACGAGGTGTTCCACGTCCCGCAGGCGCAGAAATACTGTGAGGGCAGATTCACTGAG TGGGACCCGATGATCACCACCCTGCCAGGCCTGTACCTCATCTCCGTGGGAGTCATCAAGCCCGTGGTGTGGCTGGCTGACCTGACGGGCGCGGTTGTATGTTCCACGGCGATGCTGCGCTTCGTCAACCTGCTCTTCAACTGCGGCATCCTTTACCTGCTCTACCTGCTGATCTGCAAGCTGCACCTCAAGGAGAAG ACACGAACAACCTCACGCCGCATCCTGTCAGCGTTGTCTCTCTCAACCTTCCCTGTGCTCTACTTCTTCAACTTCCTCTACTACACCGATGCCGGATCTactttcttcatcctcttcaccTACCTCATGACGCTCTACGGTTGCCACAAGGCCTCGGCCCTCCTGGGTGTGTGCTCCGTGCTCTTCCGCCAGACCAACATCATCTGGGTGGCGTTCTGCGCAGGCACGCTGGTGGCTGCCAAAATGGATGAAGCCTGGCGGGTGGAGCATTCGAAAAAGAGGGATGAGAAGTCTCCGCCATCCCAAGTTCCTCTGTCATTCAGCGgagcaaagaaaataatacTGTTCACGCTGGAGTTCCTCACGTCACCCAGTCACGTGAAGTCGGTGCTGCTGGTGGCATGGCCGTATGCAGTGGTCGGCATTGGTTTCGTGGCGTTCGGGGTGCTGAATGATGGGATCGTGGTGGGTGACAGGACGAGCCACGAGGCTTGCCTCAATTTTCCTCAGCTCTTCTACTTCCTCTCCTtcaccctcttcttctccctccccGTCTCACTTTGTCACCACCGCGTCCTCCGCTTCCTGCAGTCTCTGAAAAAACagcctctgctcttcctcttcatcaccggCATCTCATTGCTCCTGGTGTGGAAGTTCACCTTCGTCCACAAGTACCTCTTGGCAGATAACCGCCATTTCCCCTTCTACGTGTGGAGGAAGCTTTACCAGAGTCATGAGCTGGTGCGCTTCCTCCTTGTCCCTGTGTACGTGTTCGCCGGGTGGAATTTTCTGGACTCCTTCAGGTCGCGCTCGCTCTTCTGGAGTTTGGCGTTCCTGGCGTGCCTCCTGGCGGCCACGGTGCCCCAGAAGCTGCTGGAGTTCAGATACTTCATCGTCCCCTACCTGATGTACCGCCTGCACATGCCCCTCCCTTCTCTTCCCAGACTCGGAGTGGAGTTTGTCCTCTACATGGTGGTCAATGCCGccacaatttacattttcatcactaAGACTTTCCACTGGCCAGACAGCCCAGCCACGCAGAGATTCATGTGGTGA
- the tprkb gene encoding EKC/KEOPS complex subunit TPRKB isoform X2 has translation MHHTHELELFPDRTVTQVLFTEVKNAAELRQSAVDGQIIAALINPTMLVDPLQVLVAANKAVHLQNTGKMKTRSLNSEMIFNLSPTNNISEAFKRFGISDGDDSVMVVIIHDKKNESQLVEDIVTKVDGRQVPVEDLSSLSDSAKIRKLYKVAPQEETCGTLLDAVICRMATKDVM, from the exons atgcatcacacacacgAGCTGGAGCTTTTCCCCGATCGCACAGTGACTCAGGTCCTTTTCACGGAGGTGAAAAACGCCGCAGAGCTCAGACAAAGTGCAGTGGACGGTCAAATAATCGCAGCTCTGATCAACCCCACGATG CTGGTGGATCCTCTCCAGGTGCTGGTCGCTGCCAACAAAGCTGTCCACCTGCAGAACACTGGGAAAATGAAGACAAGGAGTCTGAACTCCGAGATGATCTTCAACCTGTCACCGACTAACAAT ATCTCTGAGGCCTTTAAGAGGTTTGGGATCTCAGATGGCGATGACTCTGTGATGGTGGTCATCATTCACGACAAAAAAAACGAGTCGCAGCTTGTGGAGGACATCGTGACCAAGGTGGACGGACGACAGGTTCCAGTGGAAGACCTTTCCTCACTGTCGGACTCTGCAAAGATCAGAAAG TTGTATAAAGTTGCTCCTCAGGAGGAGACGTGTGGGACTCTACTGGATGCGGTCATCTGCAGAATGGCCACCAAGGACGTCATGTAG
- the tprkb gene encoding EKC/KEOPS complex subunit TPRKB isoform X1 — MHHTHELELFPDRTVTQVLFTEVKNAAELRQSAVDGQIIAALINPTMVGTVFSDDFIKRSRVTCWFFVCAYLLQSSVFFHLQLVDPLQVLVAANKAVHLQNTGKMKTRSLNSEMIFNLSPTNNISEAFKRFGISDGDDSVMVVIIHDKKNESQLVEDIVTKVDGRQVPVEDLSSLSDSAKIRKLYKVAPQEETCGTLLDAVICRMATKDVM; from the exons atgcatcacacacacgAGCTGGAGCTTTTCCCCGATCGCACAGTGACTCAGGTCCTTTTCACGGAGGTGAAAAACGCCGCAGAGCTCAGACAAAGTGCAGTGGACGGTCAAATAATCGCAGCTCTGATCAACCCCACGATGGTAGGAACAGTTTTTAGCGACGATTTCATAAAACGCTCACGTGTCACATGttggttttttgtgtgtgcatatttaCTACaatcttctgtcttttttcatcTACAGCTGGTGGATCCTCTCCAGGTGCTGGTCGCTGCCAACAAAGCTGTCCACCTGCAGAACACTGGGAAAATGAAGACAAGGAGTCTGAACTCCGAGATGATCTTCAACCTGTCACCGACTAACAAT ATCTCTGAGGCCTTTAAGAGGTTTGGGATCTCAGATGGCGATGACTCTGTGATGGTGGTCATCATTCACGACAAAAAAAACGAGTCGCAGCTTGTGGAGGACATCGTGACCAAGGTGGACGGACGACAGGTTCCAGTGGAAGACCTTTCCTCACTGTCGGACTCTGCAAAGATCAGAAAG TTGTATAAAGTTGCTCCTCAGGAGGAGACGTGTGGGACTCTACTGGATGCGGTCATCTGCAGAATGGCCACCAAGGACGTCATGTAG
- the srr gene encoding phenylserine dehydratase: MFRVRLIITSVWKHHSNRNRSGDGGRRCCNTVNTAELSLVFQRRRKVQGKHKMAEVSANAVTLDLLRDARETVRRSPLGVINTPMIPWCQTTLPLDVDCNIHIKLENMQRTGSFKIRGVANQFARRPEGGHFVTMSAGNYGKSFAYASKHYGSRGKVVMPETAPVSRSMLIQSFGVEVERVPTSSLMNVVNRCIQEDNMTFLHSYDDLDLIAGHASLGMEVLEVVCEPDVVVVCCGGGGLLAGVAAAIKLSGCEKTRIYGVEPEGACTMYKSFIEKKPVGMDTKSIASGLAPPFAGRLPYELCQRFVEAIVLVSDEEIQAAVPTLYRSGLVVEPSGSAAFAAIVNNKIPELEGKNVVCILSGGNIGKDELANFPD; this comes from the exons ATGTTTAGGGTCCGTTTGATTATAACCTCCGTCTGGAAACACCACTCAAACCGGAACCGTAGCGGTGACGGGGGCCGCAGATGTTGTAACACCGTAAACACCGCGGAGCTCTCGCTTGTTtttcagagaagaagaaaagtccAAGGAAAACATAAG ATGGCTGAGGTGTCGGCAAATGCCGTCACCTTGGATTTGCTGAGAGACGCCAGGGAGACGGTGCGGCGCAGTCCCCTGGGTGTCATCAACACTCCCATGATCCCCTGGTGCCAGACCACCCTGCCTCTCGACGTCGACTGCAACATTCACATCAAACTGGAAAACATGCAGAGAACCG GGTCCTTTAAGATCAGAGGGGTGGCCAATCAGTTTGCCAGGAGACCAGAGGGTGGTCATTTTGTCACCATGTCTGCAGGGAACTATGGGAAATCGTTTGCATACGCTTCAAAACACTATGGGTCGAGGGGCAAGGTGGTGATGCCCGAAACTGCCCCAGTTTCCAGATCCATGCTCatacag AGCTTTGGGGTCGAGGTTGAGCGAGTTCCCACCTCCAGTCTGATGAACGTGGTGAACCGCTGCATTCAGGAGGACAACATGACGTTCCTGCACTCATATGATGACCTGGATCTGATAGCGGGACATGCCAG tctgggtatggaggtgctggaggtggTCTGTGAGCCtgatgtggtggtggtgtgttGCGGTGGTGGGGGGCTGCTGGCCGGTGTAGCTGCTGCCATCAAACTGTCAGGCTGTGAAAAGACCAGGATCTACGGTGTGGAACCAGAAGGAG CCTGCACCATGTACAAAAGCTTCATTGAGAAGAAACCAGTGGGGATGGACACCAAGAGCATCGCCTCAGGTCTTGCACCACCTTTTGCAG GCAGGCTTCCATATGAGTTGTGCCAGCGCTTCGTGGAGGCGATCGTCCTGGTGAGCGATGAGGAGATACAGGCGGCGGTGCCCACCCTCTACAGGTCAGGACTGGTGGTGGAGCCGTCTGGCTCTGCTGCCTTCGCTGCCATCGTTAACAACAAGATCCCTGAGCTGGAGGGGAAGAACGTCGTGTGCATCCTCAGCGGAGGGAACATCGGAAAGGACGAGCTCGCGAACTTCCCAGATTGA
- the trmu gene encoding mitochondrial tRNA-specific 2-thiouridylase 1, with the protein MGLVRHVVCAMSGGVDSSVTALLLKRRGFSVTGVYMKNWDPVDERGVCSTEKDCEDAYRVCHILDIPFHQVSYVKEYWHEVFSYLLKEYEKGRTPNPDIVCNKHIKFNHFHKYAINTLGADAMATGHYARTSQEDEDVFQQTHIAPSTTLFRDRFEIRNPARLYKGADLLKDQTFFLSQISQDALRQTMFPLAGLTKEFVKKIAAEAGFHHVLKKKESMGICFIGERNFENFILEYLEPKPGNFVSIEDGKVMGTHKGWFTLTLGQRARIGGQRDALFVVDKDITTGDVFVAPTTNHPALFRDTVRTDRFHWLTVDPPPELVKTQMMDCHFRFIHQMPLIPCTVTLNMNGSVWISLSQPIRALTPGQFAVLYKGDECLGSGKITQLGPSEYTLQQGRERLMAAARQREEPTPEPPS; encoded by the exons atgGGTTTAGTGAGGCACGTCGTGTGCGCCATGTCCGGCGGCGTCGACAGCTCTGTCACTGCTTTGTTACTCAAGAGAAGAG GCTTCAGTGTGACAGGGGTTTATATGAAGAACTGGGACCctgtggatgagagaggagTGTGTTCCACAGAGAAGGACTGTGAGGACGCCTACAGAGTGTGTCACATCCTGGACATCCCCTTCCACCAGGTGTCCTATGTCAAAGAGTACTGGCATGAAGTTTTCAG TTATCTGTTGAAAGAGTATGAGAAGGGCAGGACACCAAACCCAGACATAGTTTGCAACAAGCACATCAAATTCAACCATTTCCACAAGTATGCCATCAACACTCTGG GTGCGGATGCCATGGCAACAGGCCACTATGCCAGGACGTcacaggaagatgaagatgtctTCCAGCAGACGCACATAGCTCCGTCCACCACGCTCTTCAGAGATCGATTTGAGATCAGAAATC CGGCGAGGTTGTACAAAGGAGCAGATCTCCTCAAAGACCAAACCTTCTTCCTCAGTCAGATCTCCCAGGATGCCTTGCGACAAACCATGTTCCCGCTCGCTGGACTCACCAAGGAGTTTGTCAAAAAGATTGCTGCTGAAGCAGGGTTTCACCATGTTCTGAAGAAGAAAGAG aGCATGGGCATTTGCTTCATCGGTGAGAGAAACtttgaaaactttattttggAG TATCTAGAGCCAAAACCAGGGAACTTTGTCTCCATTGAAGATGGGAAAGTAATGGGAACACACAAAG GCTGGTTCACTCTGACGCTGGGCCAGAGGGCGAGGATAGGGGGGCAGAGAGACGCTTTGTTTGTGGTGGATAAAGACATTACAACAGGAGACGTGTTTGTG GCTCCGACGACAAATCACCCAGCTCTTTTCCGTGACACTGTGCGGACAGACCGCTTCCACTGGCTCACAGTGGACCCGCCCCCTGAACTTGTCAAGACCCAGATGATGGATTGTCACTTCCGCTTCATCCACCAGATGCCGCTCA TTCCCTGCACGGTGACTCTGAACATGAACGGCTCCGTCTGGATCTCACtctcccagccaatcagagctctgACACCTGGACAG TTTGCTGTGCTCTACAAAGGGGACGAGTGTCTGGGCAGTGGGAAGATCACCCAGCTGGGGCCCAGTGAATACACACTCCAGCAGGGCCGAGAAAGGTTGATGGCAGCGGCACGGCAAAGGGAGGAGCCGACCCCTGAACCGCCCAGCTGA